The following DNA comes from Ooceraea biroi isolate clonal line C1 chromosome 11, Obir_v5.4, whole genome shotgun sequence.
GTGGGTCGGCATCGCCAATTTCGTCCTTTGTTTCCTCATCCTTCTCTGGCAGGTTCTTTATACGTTTTTCAATTACGCCGAGGTGAGTTCAAGTCGCACGTTTCCATTAAATGAATCACATGAGAATCTTCAGCGCAATCGAAATGGCGATTAAATGAATTGTCGACAGACCATCAAACGAGAACCGAGTTTTCTCGCGATGCGAACGTGGTCGCTGTACGGCCGTTTGTACCTGCGTCACTTCAACGAACTTGATCACGAGCTGAACGCGCGTCTCAGCCGCGCATACCGTCCCGCCTCCAAGTACATGAGCAGCTTCACGTCGCCGGTAGTGATAATCGTTGCAAAGCACATCGCCTTCATCGCCGGCAGTTTGCTGGCAGTGTTGCTGCTCATCACGCTCATCTACGAGCCGAGCTTCTCGATGGAACGCCTGATCGCATACATGACTCTGTTGGGCCTTGTCGCAGCAGCCGCCAAGCAATTCGTACCTGACGAGAACATGGTCTGGTGCCCCGAGACTCTGCTGACCGCCGTGCTCGCACACACGCACTATAGGCCGGACAGCTGGCGTGGCACGGCACACACGCAGATTACTAGGGCTCAAGTGGCGCAGCTGTTCCAGTATCGCGCGGTACATCTTCTGGAGGAGCTGGTCTCCCCGTTCATCACCACGTACATCCTGTGCTTCCGCATGAGATACCGCGCCCTAGAGATCGTAGACTTCTTTCGCAACTTCACCATTGAAGTCGCCGGAGTCGGCGACGTCTGCAGCTTCGCTCAGATGGACGTGCGCAGGCACGGCAATCCCATGTGGCAGACTGTCGCGCACAGTCCCACAGTCTCACCGCTACCGCTAGACGATCGTAGCTCTGGATACGACAATCAGTACGGCATCGACGATCCGAACAAATTCCACGTGCCGATGTCGAATCACTACACTCAGGCGGAGGATGGCAAGACCGAGTTGTCCCTTATACACTTCACCTTGACGAATCCCGAGTGGAAGCCACCGTCTCATGCGGAGAGCTTTGTAACCGCGTTGAGAGAGAGGGCCAAGAAAGAAGTGAACGCGGTTCCTGACCCTGATAACAATCCCCTGATCGCCAGCTTAAATAGCCTATCCGGTCTTGGCGTACGTATTtgcttctttctccttctttcaaAAAAAACATGGCACTAATTGGTACGTTTACATGTTGCAGTATAACGAGCATGTGTCAAAAATCATCCGCAGCACGATAAACCAAGTGAGCGTACCTAGTATGAGTAACATCTTCACGAATCAACCGGGCACGTCGACTACTCGGTCGATTAGCGATTCGCAATCTAGATCCCAGTCCAAGTCCAGGTGTCGAGGTCTGTCCAAAACGGAAGGTCCGTTGCACAACGAGAGGGGATTCTTGTACGATCTGCAGCAAGGCATATCGAATCAGTCGCTGGGCGCCTCCGTATTCGGATCGGGTCACAGTTGTGTCGTTGAGATGAACGCGGAACAGTATGTACCCGCGGAGCTGACtgctgccgatatgtctttgTCTACATTGTACCTGCATGAACTTCATCATAGACAAGTAAGTAAGTCGCTCGAAGAGAGCGCAGGCAACCTCGACGAAGGCGTTCGGATACATCAAAATTacgattataaaatttaaatataaaattataaaatatataatataaaattctgcTTGATATTCAGGTAAGGAGGAGAGGTTATCAGGAGATGGCAACGAGAAGTATATGGCAGCGAAGTCCGGTTCAGGAGCTGGCGGCGCTTCCCGAGGTCAGGCAAGAGCGAGTGCCGCTCTTGCTGCATCAAGACTCCTCTTTAAGGAAACCTAGGGAATCCTAACGTTACGTTTGAGGATTCACTTGTGTGGGGTCCGATTCTCTCGCGCAATAATCGTCATTTATTTAAACGGAATAAAgtgatttttatctttcttatcGTGACGAATTCatgaatgaattattttacgaGCGCATCCGAGAGGCCGGAATCGTCTGAACGCTCTCTCGGTGTTGTGTAGAGATCATTACGTcttctcgaaatatttttactattaaaCGAtacggggagagagagagcgtacATGTAtacttcttctctctttctctctttctcccactTATTTTTTCCGCGTGTGGCCAACGATCTAACAATGCCTATACTTAATGTCAAGGGCCTATTCTGAAAGCTTACATTTTATACGTACGGTATCCAGGATAAACGTTACtgtaatattcttttctttttcctctgtTCTCTTCTTGTGACGTAATTGCAGACTCTACATGTATAGGAGACACGATTGATTTAGCCAATTGATTGATTTGGTCCGTAACGGACTTTGTTATTCGAGAGAGATGCAGCATATGTCAAAAGCACAGATTACTAGCAATTAGGATATTCCAAATGTAAGTAAGGTAACGAACGTAATGTCCTTCGATGGAGAATTAACAGAAGAGGAAAGACAAGGCAGGGAAGGAATTTTACGTTTGTCAGAGACGAGACGCGTAATTTACTATGCTCGATAATTTTAATCACCTCCCAATGCCACGATTCTCTAGTCATACGAAATTAATGTCGCGCCGTAAtacacttcttttttttagatgAAGTGGGTTCTATTTATTctcaatgttttatttttattactattagcTAAACACTTTGCACACAACGGCGGCTGAATATTGATGGCTAGGGTAACTCGTAGAATCACGTGTACATAAGAtcgcgatattttcagtaatgCCGCGACAGGTATAACGGGTCAAGAGAGACGAGAGCGTTTTCTTGTCCCTTGATGCAACGGAGGTTGTTACGAAGTACATTTAAGGCAGATTTAGATTGTTCTCTacttattctttatttatacgCAATATTTAGTAACTTAATgcggaatcgatgatttttaaatgaattaacGTATAACAAGTAACATAAAtacttcaataaaaagatacggTTTGCTAAATCTTATATCGATGTGATTCTCGTGAAACGAGAAAACTAGTGCAGTAAGAAACATCTGTAATTATACCATCGTAACggaaataaatacatttcatAATAACTTCTGTTTAATAGCATTCACTGATTTCTTGACTGAATGCAGCATCAATCATATATCAAAGTCAACGAATGCAAGTTTCTTAAACATAATCGGTACGTAAAAGAGAATGGCGTGGTCTTTCAActattacatgaaatggaGAGTTTTTGTTTTGTTAACAATCGATCATCGCGGCAAAGAAGTGACTGTCTGCAAAATACGTGGAGATATGAATGCTTACCGAGGACTGGACGTTGTATCGACGACTCCGAAGTTGGTGGACGTCTCGAAGTATAATCTGCGATGTAACCGCAATATCAGCGAGAAAATGACGAAGAAAGACTTCATCTACGACATTCGTACGCCTGTACAAACCGTGAGAAAGGTACCCCTTCTCCATACTAATTCTGGAAAGTCTCTGCGACTTGAGTGATCTACGATACTCAGAAAGTGAAAAAAAGCTAATTTCTAAtcaatttctaataaatatgCCAAATATACGTTTTTCCTTGTCTCAAAGTAAAATTACAATTCGCAGTTCGAGATACAGAAACGACCGATTATACTTCCCTTGCAATTGCGACGAAAACAGAGCGTTGACACAAAAATGCCGCAGTACTCTGTGATTTCCGAAAAGGTGGATaacggtggtggcggcgacgCGACTTTTGTAAGTagataatgtatataaaagttCAAAGTTCCTCCTGTAATTATTTCTTCgcatttttttcacatttaattTAGCAGATCCTTTTTCCAATTTGTGACTCTGTCCAAGTTTAAAtagtaatttgtaaaattaaaaaaaacgggTACATTTTATCAAAACTATATAacacattatacatataaaactcAGAAGACTAcaagtattaaatatacattagcaaaattgtgatttttagACTAGATTGAtcgaaaacaaagaaaaatgctTTTAAAGAATAGAGTTTTGTTAAATTTCGATTGAAATACTAAACAAATGTGTCAAACTTTAGTAAAGATAAGAGATAATGTTTCATCACCACTGTACTTTTTCCAGATGATAAACCGACGCACTTTAGGATACGAATGTAATTCCTGTCACGAGCCAATAGCCACTTTGTTCTCCCTATCGACTCACGTCAAGTCCCACTGTCAGAGATACTGCAAGATATGTTATTGGATTCTGCGTGCAAATGAGACAATGGACCAGCACATCGGCAATTACCATCGCATTGAGCCGTGTATCAACAGTTCTCCAATGTCTCAGGATATCGTTTGAGAACATCTGCACTCCGAAACCGATCTAAGTAAAAgacaaagtataaaataaacaaaatttacgGCACGAAGACATCGTTATGCTTGATTTTTCTTCACGACGACGTATGCGTAACGCTCCCCCGTTTTATTTCACCCCTGCAGCCGAAATGTATTATTTCGTAATGGTCGTGCGAGAGACCATCATCGAGCGCGTAAAACTCTACATCGAAGCAATAAAAGGAACGAAGAGCCGGATTTTTCAGCTCACATCAGGGATCGGCAtcaacgatattttcagtaatattttcagctttgattaacaattattttgataatcagtaatcaactttgagaaatttattattaattgattaatcagtaatcaagataagcaatttttcaatttctcggttaatcagtaatcaaaaagaacaattactcgattaatcagtaatcaaaataaacaatttttcaattactccagtaatcagtaatcaaagtgaaaaattttttaattattcgattaatcagtaattatagtataaaatatttttgttacttgattaatcagcaatcagaacgtaataattttaattacttgattaatcagtaatcagaccgaaaactttttcaattatttcatcactcagtaatcagtgtcagatgttccttgattatttagttgatttttttctggattattttcttgattatttaagtaattATCAGCGTACAGCACCAATtccatacagaaaaaaatgaaattaacgcaatatttcactatttaaattatttttttatcagtcataaaaaatcttacttcaactaattttattagaaaaatattgcgttgaattaatttttttctgtatataattgCTGCTGTACGCTGATGACTAAAATAATCAAgatacttaaataatcaagaaaataatccagaaaaaaatcaactaaataatcaaggaacatctgacactgattactgagtgatgaaataattgaaaaatttttcggtctgattactgattaatcaagtaacaaaaatattttatactataattactgattaatcgaataattaaaaaatttttcactttgattactgattactggaataattgaaaaattgtttattttgattactgattaatcgagtaattgagaaattgttctttttgattactgattaaccgagcaatttaaaaattgcttatcttgattactgattaatcaattaatcgggaattattttttcctgttaaataaataattaaattaacgacTTTTGCGCCCACAATGCGTCCATAATTCAAATATTGTTGACGAAACTATTAATGTAATCTACACATGGTTTGATAAGGACCAGAAACCTTAGTCGAAACgtcacattaataaataaagtgagCTTGCCAATCAATGGTCGAATAATCTTTCATTGTTCATATTAAACATTGGCGAAgaacatttaatattgaaataattaaatactcaagtaatattaatttattattaatattttgccgatCCCTGGCTCACGTTACTCCTCCGCAAgccatatattatttattactcgtGCCTCTGACGACTGTAAACGGCGCTGTTCTGAAGAGACGCGATTGTTAGCTCTCCGGGTGAATAAACATGAAGGAAATTTACGGCAGGCAGAAGGTTGTTTCCGAAGAAGTAATccggaaataatttttactcaCTTGAATAAATCATTCGAGCAGGACAATCAGCGACAAATCAgttcgtgcacgcgcgtttcAGGCGCGAATTCTTTTGAGACACACGAGTCTTTCGGAAGCAAAAATGAGCGGATCTTTTATATCAAGGTTTCTATATCTTTAATATGAGCGATGACGTGCATCCAGAAAAGAGACAACATCCAGCGTCTGACGGTCatacttttattcattagCCTCATGCGCTCTCTATCTGAATCCAGGTAGAatccaaataaaatatacagattTGCGATCCTCCCTCAGCCGTAGTTGTCTCCGTCTTCCTTGACGTTTAATAGCTCCGGCTCTACAACCCTCAGGGTAGCCTCAATATTCTCGCAGCAATTACTGCAGACAATCCTTTGTCCGCGCACTGAAAGGTCCTTTGCCAGGAGCTTGATATTCTACAAAGGCGAACGGaattatgttaattacaaCATCAAAGATAAAGAACAGCCagtttgcaaaatgtttcacgAAGAAgacagattaaataaattattaacactCTTAAGAAATTTAGATGATAATTACCAAATTAAAGTGGAGTTCTTTTATACACAGTGCACACCATGGTCTAGCAATTATTATGTATgttatttcgaaaaccaaGTTTTTAATGAATGGTCAAGAAAGTTAGATATGCCGGTGAAGTTAACTGAAACTTTTAAGATCTTAAACAATCGTAATCTTGCTTGCTTACTTTATTGAATGTAGCGGTGCAcgttgttaataaattaagttacatgttaataattctgtaactcaaattatttatttaacatttttagcAACATCGAAGCCAACCAGGAGGATCAATGTGAAATCTTCTTATTCCAACGGAATACGAAAGGAGATAGGAAAATGCATGGCTGTTTGCTGGCAAGTTTTTCTGAGTCTAAATCTAAAAGAGCATCTTACATTGATATCGACGGCGGACGAAAGCTTATTACCTACCTTGGCGACCGTAACGTCGATCCTTTTCAGGTTCTTACAATCGAGTATCACGTTACACTCGCTTTCTCCGGAAAGCTTCATTATGTTAGCACGTAAACGCTCCGCCGCCGGAAAAGCTACCGCTTCTTCGGGTACGACGACTATCACGGTCTCTCCTTCGATCTGTGTccgaggaaaagaaaacaaaatgtaatCCGCTTAAGTCGACGTTACTAAGCATTGTGCAGTAAGAAAACATTACGGGCAATCGGTGAAGACATATATTTTCGCCAGAAATTCAAAGGATACGTTTCAATGAGAAACTTGCATACTAAAGTCGGCGCGTTCGCGATCGggaagatttttatttaaacatgacatttatttttcgtaaatttccggatcttatttattatgtacgtgtcacaatatttttaaaaaaagagcataataataatttgagcTGCGTGCAAGACTTTTAAAAGTCTTAGATAGTTCCGAGTTTAAAAcatgcaataaagtaaaagtgTTCAAAGGTAAATTTGTCATttgagagaagaagaaggaataCCGCAAGGGGTATATCGATTTCATTGGTTCACGCGGTAACCAGCATGGAAGATTAATCTGACAGGAGATGATAGGTCTCAGTTACGTCTAAACGATAACGGCACGATCAAATTGGATTAAACTGGAAATATATCATCCGCGATTGAAGAAGATAGCACCATTTGCACGTCGCAATATCtgttgaatatattttctctttctcaaagaatttattaagAGGATGAAgacttttttatcttttagatTTTATCCATCAACTCGTGAAGCTAATGGTCTTCTACttctattaaattatctaAAGTTTGAAATAAACCGGAAAAACGTCGCATGCTGTCATGTAACTCAAGAGAGGAAGTGCAATACGTTTGAAAGCGAGTTGCAGTGAATTTTTTAACGGATGGGATATGCACGTATtgagaatttttgaaaagcGATATTTCCAATACTAAAATGAAAGAGTCAAGTAATCATATAATCAATCCATGTCGTTAACATACCTGTTCAATTTTCGTGCGAATGGAAGGCCGTGctgagaaatataataacgcTATAAGATTGATAACGATGCCTATTAAAATACCCGCCTCTAGGCCGAGGAAGACGCATGGGACCAATGTCAGCAACATCACAAAGAAGTCGActtctataaaaatatgaaaatacatATCATATTACTTTCCgtattcgtttttttttaagagtAAAGCAAAAAGagaacataaatttaatttggtAAAATGTTATAAAGCTTTCATTTTATCTTGTGAGATGGGTATAACTGCGAATTAGAAGTTAATAGAATTGTAAGTAGCGTCAAAATtccttttaaatataaatttttcatataagcaatatatatttaacagatttgatttttcatttgctACATTAAATTCGGAGAGATTTAACGCGAAAAGCAGTCGTCATTCCGTCATTCCTGTTTATTTCCTGTCATTAttcattttgattaatttaaagaCAGATCCGCATTATTGCAGCTGTATCCGCCAGGCGacgtttattttacatatttattagtattttCCACCGTCGAAGGCCGAGTACGGATTTATCTCGACAAAGTTATATTGCGGTAAAAAAAACATCTAGCTTTCAGCCGCAGACACGACTACGCTAAAGTACGGGAAGGAGGATCAAGCTTTAAATTAAAAGCTTCGAATTAAAAGACGTGCGCAAATATGGTAACACAGTTCCACTATCTTACTCGCTCTAAATGATCATAAAATCCACttcaaatatcattaaaaacttAAACGGCAATCAAAGTATCAATCGATCGTTCGCAGCAATTGTATAGCAAATTTTCGATGTTTTTGCACGTTTCACCAGCGTATCGCAAAGCAATATTAATCTTCCGTCCAAACACGTTCCGGTACCACCGGATGCATGGATGAATAAATCCActatggatggatggatggaacTCAGATAAGGACCAGGCGGTCAAAAGTTCGCATGGACGTCACTGTGCTGTCGCTTTGACAATAAATGCTACCAAAGACACGCTCAAGCATTATTGTTTCACGGGGGCTTTCACAAATACATTACGAGTGCATCCGGAGTGTGGGTGGCACTCTTATGTTGGCTTCTTTTGTACAGCGCACACCATCGATAATACCAGCGTGAAGGCtcaagagaaaggaaaagagaaagaaaaagagagaaaagatgtTTGGAACTTACTTCTGGCGCGCCACAGCAGGGCGTACGTCGGGAAATCGAGCATGTAGTACATGGCGCATATGATGAGACCAGCCAGCGTCGCCTTTGGTATGAAGTAGAAGGTGGAAGTCAAGAGACCGACTGCCAGCAGCACCAGACTGCCTGGAAAAGGCACCGTAATTAAGGAACGCTCCGGGAAAAAGAAACGTCGCTGCGCTGCCCTCGTGTCTCGCTGAAAAATGAAGCCATTTCTCCGTGCGCCTTTCAACCCTCGCAGAGAGACCGACTGCCTATTTCGAACCGCACAAACGAtccaaattatttttagacTCTTTAGATAAAgcttttctaaaattaaaattaaacttttctaaaaaaaagtaaGTCGCGTCTTGAGAATTACATTAAACTGACGAGAATTATCGTATATGAagctattgggttggccaaaaagtaattgcgttttttttatataaataaaaggcgaatttttcatgggaaacaaaaactttattaaacaatatattgtccattttgtttgattatcttttgccatttttcaggcaacttcatgattccgcgctcaaaaaagttcttatctttttcagcaaaaaacaattccaacaacgatttcatatcctcatcagcagtcaaggttttaccattcaaggcgttttgcaaagaacgaaacgaatggtaatctgatggtgccaggtctgccgaatatggtggatgtggtaacatcatggtaacacatcccatccaagctgcaacaatttttcacgagtgaccaaacttgtacgtggtctagcgttatcatggtgaaacacaacacctttgcgattcaccaattctcgacgtttctgtttgatggcatcattcaatttatccagttgacgacagtatacgtctgaattaatggtttgattccttgcaagcagctcaaaatacacaatacctttaaagtcccaccagactgacagcataatctttctttggtgaatatctgcttttcaagtgctttcagcaggttcatcacgcttgctccaccatctttttcgtttgacgttgttgtagacgatccatttttcgtcgcctgttatcatacgtttcaaaaatcgatcattttcctcacgtttcaaaagagaatcgcagatgtcaatacgctcagtgagatgaatttctttgagctcatgtggcacccaaatatcgagcttactaatgtatccaagtcgttttaaatggtttttaacactcgatttcgatatgttaagattctcagcaatctctcgtgtcgttaaacgccgattggaatcgatcagtgcctttattttgtcatcaatttcgattggccttcctaagcgtggtgcatctttcacattaaaatctcgagatcgaaatttagtaaaccaattttgacactgccgcagttttaaagcatcttcgccatatacatcagataactttttatgagcttgcacagcgtttttcccttttcggaagtaataaaacaaaatatgacgaaaatgttctttttgattttccattttgaaatcgacggcaaagaaacaattgttaacgaaatcgtgtactttctttttctaaaacaagcttgaactgtgagttgttaacctacataatgaatttgcggtttagaatgaagttagttacatttcaagacatgtatgtccatctattagaaaaaaacgcaattactttttggccaacccaatataatctCATTTTCTAATAAGGAGGATCTCTAAATAATCCCTGAACAAAACAACTGTAATTGCAATTGAGCGATTCAAGTTCTGGGACGTATGCGAGGGCGATGCCATTTGCGCACGACGAAACAATTGCATTTAAAGCACGTCAGTGCGGGGGATAGTGGAACTTTAGCATTTGCCGCTCACGCACCTGTGAATATTCCTCCGAGCTGAGTTTTGACACCTGACGCGTGATTGACGGCCGTTCGTGTGAAGGATCCAGTGACCGGCATCGAGCGGACGAACGATCCGAAAATGTTGCAGAATCCTAGAGCGATCATCTCCTGCGTAGCGTCCAGGAATTTGCCCTTCGCTGAAACAACCCCGACTCTATCACCCCTCATCAAGCGAATCGCTCACCGTCTCTTCGTTAGCCTTCCGGAATAACAATGCGTCGCGCGAGAACAAAAGCTAGCTCGACAGAGCTTTTGTAATAGCAGTTGGAAGCGTTCGttttaaaatgagaaaaaagcaCATCCCACGTATCACAGGCGCAATTTTCCTGTTTTCGCGCCATGCTGAGTCTTTGCCAACTAATCTTGTGAAAGAGCGATACGAGAATCTAATAATTGAAATCCAATTACCGAAGGCTTTCGCGATGGCGATGTGCTCGATAGTAGACACGACCGGTATCGTGAACAGTTTCGTCTCCATCGCAGTGGCCATGTCCAGGAAATTGTACGTGCGGTTTTCGACGGTCATGGAGAACGGGGGTAGCGCGAACGGTGGCAAACCTTGACCCATTGCTCCTGAAAACGGTTGGTTGAAATGATTGAAAATAACTACTTTATTATTAGTGCGGTCtactatatattttaaagtgTGGAAAATGTATCTCGATCGTGATGCAcgcaaaacataaaaatgaaaaaagtgcGTGTGCCTTATGCGTACTCTGCATGAAAGCGAATTGCTTTGCGATCCGGAAGTACTAAGAGAATTACTATCATCGAGCAACGACAATGTtccaaagaataaaaatttttaatgaaattaattttcaagagAACTCAGTATCTTTAAACAATTCACGAGATTTCGGTTCTTGATTTCGAATTTCGAGTTTGCAAAAACCGATTATCGAAGGTGCGAAATCCAATGATTAATTAACCGTAAAATTTACTGTCACGGATTTATTCCGCACGCGTTCAACAATATAATACAGTGAATCTCGCAAactcgactgtataaattaaaaattgctaaGAAGATATGGTCgaatacaaaataatcgattaaaaCTATGAAGGTGTGATTAAGTATTGCATTTAACAGCCAAAGTTGGTGTAAGCTGAATAATACTacttataaaatcaatattaggCAAATAATTTACGTAACGTACTCACCCGTTAGCTTGAAAGGCTCTTGCtcgttaatataaaaaatgtatgccATAACGGTACCAGTAATTACGACTAATGCATTGCGTGACAGAACAATGAACCATCctgttttttgtaaaattgttccTGTACGCCGCCCAGGTATATTCTGTTGAggaaaagaaacataaaatattttatatacaatcaCGGAATCATcatctttaatttttgcaatacgtatatacgattaataatttaattggtaAAATGCTTAatgcgaaaaattaaataataaatcgactTCAgtgaaattacataaaattggaTAATAGAATGGCGGTTGATCGAATTTTCGTTAGAGAAAAATTGACTTTGCATAAAAAGCAGCAAGTTGGATTGAAGTCTTTAtagtacataataaaatttgttcttcgCTGAAACATATAATCAAATTTGCAGTATTCTTGAAGTCAAATATACGCTTCTATTCTAAGTTAGAACGCTTGAACAAACTGTACCATTGACTTGCGACAAAATAACGTGATTACTGCGTTGTTTATACGAAGCAAACGATTGCATTGAGTAAAGCGAAATGTCGAATGGCGCTTCAAAACTGAATGCTGGACTTCTGCACTGTTGAAGAGAGCTTTGCCCTGTATATGTACCT
Coding sequences within:
- the LOC105278778 gene encoding autophagy-related protein 9A isoform X1 → MKRETVITCVEPSRRAQTMTTVLDGNYQRMPQGQQEEYGDEEDEREETPQESGVIIHVVPEGNKARWNHIEDLDSFFTRMYRYHQQHGFVCIILQDALELGQFFFVVTFVTFLFNCIDYNKFYDNGHANNASAIMCGSFGECLALISPWYWCLLVVAALFFILQMFKVLYHVSQYWEIKMFFNTALKIADKELDNFTWHEVQKRVIEVQKEQEMCIHKRELTELDIYHRILRHKNYMVAMINKSLLPVRLKFPIIGEVIFLTRGLKYNIELLLFWGPWSPFENNWHLKEDYKKLNKRQELARSLSKSILWVGIANFVLCFLILLWQVLYTFFNYAETIKREPSFLAMRTWSLYGRLYLRHFNELDHELNARLSRAYRPASKYMSSFTSPVVIIVAKHIAFIAGSLLAVLLLITLIYEPSFSMERLIAYMTLLGLVAAAAKQFVPDENMVWCPETLLTAVLAHTHYRPDSWRGTAHTQITRAQVAQLFQYRAVHLLEELVSPFITTYILCFRMRYRALEIVDFFRNFTIEVAGVGDVCSFAQMDVRRHGNPMWQTVAHSPTVSPLPLDDRSSGYDNQYGIDDPNKFHVPMSNHYTQAEDGKTELSLIHFTLTNPEWKPPSHAESFVTALRERAKKEVNAVPDPDNNPLIASLNSLSGLGYNEHVSKIIRSTINQVSVPSMSNIFTNQPGTSTTRSISDSQSRSQSKSRCRGLSKTEGPLHNERGFLYDLQQGISNQSLGASVFGSGHSCVVEMNAEQYVPAELTAADMSLSTLYLHELHHRQVRRRGYQEMATRSIWQRSPVQELAALPEVRQERVPLLLHQDSSLRKPRES
- the LOC105278778 gene encoding autophagy-related protein 9A isoform X2, producing MTTVLDGNYQRMPQGQQEEYGDEEDEREETPQESGVIIHVVPEGNKARWNHIEDLDSFFTRMYRYHQQHGFVCIILQDALELGQFFFVVTFVTFLFNCIDYNKFYDNGHANNASAIMCGSFGECLALISPWYWCLLVVAALFFILQMFKVLYHVSQYWEIKMFFNTALKIADKELDNFTWHEVQKRVIEVQKEQEMCIHKRELTELDIYHRILRHKNYMVAMINKSLLPVRLKFPIIGEVIFLTRGLKYNIELLLFWGPWSPFENNWHLKEDYKKLNKRQELARSLSKSILWVGIANFVLCFLILLWQVLYTFFNYAETIKREPSFLAMRTWSLYGRLYLRHFNELDHELNARLSRAYRPASKYMSSFTSPVVIIVAKHIAFIAGSLLAVLLLITLIYEPSFSMERLIAYMTLLGLVAAAAKQFVPDENMVWCPETLLTAVLAHTHYRPDSWRGTAHTQITRAQVAQLFQYRAVHLLEELVSPFITTYILCFRMRYRALEIVDFFRNFTIEVAGVGDVCSFAQMDVRRHGNPMWQTVAHSPTVSPLPLDDRSSGYDNQYGIDDPNKFHVPMSNHYTQAEDGKTELSLIHFTLTNPEWKPPSHAESFVTALRERAKKEVNAVPDPDNNPLIASLNSLSGLGYNEHVSKIIRSTINQVSVPSMSNIFTNQPGTSTTRSISDSQSRSQSKSRCRGLSKTEGPLHNERGFLYDLQQGISNQSLGASVFGSGHSCVVEMNAEQYVPAELTAADMSLSTLYLHELHHRQVRRRGYQEMATRSIWQRSPVQELAALPEVRQERVPLLLHQDSSLRKPRES
- the LOC105278778 gene encoding autophagy-related protein 9A isoform X3 — translated: MPRVDISMYWEIKMFFNTALKIADKELDNFTWHEVQKRVIEVQKEQEMCIHKRELTELDIYHRILRHKNYMVAMINKSLLPVRLKFPIIGEVIFLTRGLKYNIELLLFWGPWSPFENNWHLKEDYKKLNKRQELARSLSKSILWVGIANFVLCFLILLWQVLYTFFNYAETIKREPSFLAMRTWSLYGRLYLRHFNELDHELNARLSRAYRPASKYMSSFTSPVVIIVAKHIAFIAGSLLAVLLLITLIYEPSFSMERLIAYMTLLGLVAAAAKQFVPDENMVWCPETLLTAVLAHTHYRPDSWRGTAHTQITRAQVAQLFQYRAVHLLEELVSPFITTYILCFRMRYRALEIVDFFRNFTIEVAGVGDVCSFAQMDVRRHGNPMWQTVAHSPTVSPLPLDDRSSGYDNQYGIDDPNKFHVPMSNHYTQAEDGKTELSLIHFTLTNPEWKPPSHAESFVTALRERAKKEVNAVPDPDNNPLIASLNSLSGLGYNEHVSKIIRSTINQVSVPSMSNIFTNQPGTSTTRSISDSQSRSQSKSRCRGLSKTEGPLHNERGFLYDLQQGISNQSLGASVFGSGHSCVVEMNAEQYVPAELTAADMSLSTLYLHELHHRQVRRRGYQEMATRSIWQRSPVQELAALPEVRQERVPLLLHQDSSLRKPRES
- the LOC105278779 gene encoding uncharacterized protein LOC105278779 isoform X1; its protein translation is MAWSFNYYMKWRVFVLLTIDHRGKEVTVCKIRGDMNAYRGLDVVSTTPKLVDVSKYNLRCNRNISEKMTKKDFIYDIRTPVQTVRKFEIQKRPIILPLQLRRKQSVDTKMPQYSVISEKVDNGGGGDATFMINRRTLGYECNSCHEPIATLFSLSTHVKSHCQRYCKICYWILRANETMDQHIGNYHRIEPCINSSPMSQDIV
- the LOC105278779 gene encoding uncharacterized protein LOC105278779 isoform X2, which encodes MNAYRGLDVVSTTPKLVDVSKYNLRCNRNISEKMTKKDFIYDIRTPVQTVRKFEIQKRPIILPLQLRRKQSVDTKMPQYSVISEKVDNGGGGDATFMINRRTLGYECNSCHEPIATLFSLSTHVKSHCQRYCKICYWILRANETMDQHIGNYHRIEPCINSSPMSQDIV